The Nitriliruptor alkaliphilus DSM 45188 genome includes a region encoding these proteins:
- a CDS encoding glycosyltransferase family 2 protein — MSTSASPAAPRIAPIDADIRPFWSVMIPTYNGDPHVADAVASVLEQDPGPDAMQIEVVDDCSTQGDPERLVRRVGGDRVGFHRQPQNVGHGANFNTCIRRARGHVVHILHDDDSVRPGFYARLEPPLREHRDIGAAFTRSIYADADGHWRSFSRVERSTPGVIDDWLAKIASEQRTTTPGMVVRRSTYEAVGGFHEMLRAEDWEMWVRIATRFPVWYDPSPLAVYRVDRPGSLTGVAQGTARLAHDMLIDTEVVASYLATYLEPVRAEAALRKARGIYAGWAIDAAYDLVRAGRRREALDAWRLAWRSSEAKTVLKATLRTPLEARLTGRSRR, encoded by the coding sequence ATGTCCACATCGGCGTCACCCGCGGCCCCACGGATCGCGCCCATCGACGCCGACATCCGTCCGTTCTGGTCGGTCATGATCCCGACGTACAACGGCGACCCCCACGTGGCCGACGCGGTCGCCAGCGTGCTCGAGCAGGATCCCGGCCCGGACGCGATGCAGATCGAGGTGGTCGACGACTGTTCGACACAGGGTGATCCCGAGCGGCTCGTCAGGCGTGTCGGTGGGGACCGCGTGGGGTTCCACCGCCAACCCCAGAACGTCGGACATGGCGCGAACTTCAACACCTGCATCCGGCGGGCACGAGGGCACGTCGTCCACATCCTCCACGACGACGACAGCGTCCGACCCGGGTTCTACGCGCGCCTCGAACCTCCGCTGCGCGAGCACCGGGACATCGGTGCCGCCTTCACCCGCAGCATCTACGCGGATGCTGACGGCCACTGGAGGTCGTTCTCCCGAGTCGAGCGCTCGACGCCGGGTGTCATCGATGACTGGCTGGCGAAGATCGCCTCCGAGCAACGCACCACGACGCCAGGCATGGTGGTGCGCCGCTCGACCTACGAGGCCGTCGGCGGGTTCCACGAGATGCTCCGTGCCGAAGACTGGGAGATGTGGGTCCGGATCGCGACGCGCTTCCCAGTCTGGTACGACCCGTCACCGCTGGCCGTCTACCGGGTGGACAGACCCGGCTCGCTGACCGGGGTCGCCCAGGGGACCGCGAGGCTGGCCCACGACATGCTCATCGACACCGAGGTCGTGGCGTCGTACCTCGCCACGTACCTGGAGCCGGTTCGAGCCGAGGCGGCGCTCCGGAAGGCCAGAGGCATCTACGCCGGCTGGGCGATCGATGCCGCGTACGATCTCGTTCGGGCCGGGCGTCGTCGGGAAGCGCTCGACGCGTGGCGACTCGCGTGGCGATCGAGCGAAGCGAAGACCGTGCTCAAGGCGACACTCCGGACCCCTTTGGAGGCCCGTCTGACGGGCCGTTCGCGGCGCTGA